The proteins below are encoded in one region of Planctopirus limnophila DSM 3776:
- a CDS encoding dihydroorotate dehydrogenase electron transfer subunit, whose amino-acid sequence MSAVQQKARVLLHEAMAKNTFRLRLDCVELATKITPGQFFMVKIPGENDPLLGRPFALFDICRDEEGRVAGLEFGYVVVGKMTGRLAQLQAGDEVEIWGPLGNGFPASPGGRLVFVAGGIGQTPFLALAREALGVQSYPQQNPRKVVTPSSVTLCYGARNAEFLAGVEDFQSVPGLKVELATDDGSLGHHSYVTQLLEEHLKAPGEPVTIYACGPEPMLKAVQKLALSYNVTCWLSLETPMACGFGACFSCVAKIRETTPSGEESWDYRRTCVEGPVFEARELIFENHP is encoded by the coding sequence ATGTCTGCCGTCCAGCAGAAGGCACGCGTGCTGCTGCACGAGGCCATGGCGAAAAATACATTTCGCCTGCGGCTCGATTGTGTTGAGCTGGCGACCAAGATCACTCCGGGGCAGTTCTTCATGGTGAAAATCCCGGGAGAGAACGATCCGCTTCTGGGCCGACCGTTTGCGCTGTTTGATATCTGCAGGGATGAAGAAGGACGTGTTGCCGGGCTGGAGTTCGGCTACGTTGTCGTGGGTAAAATGACCGGTCGCCTGGCTCAGCTTCAGGCGGGAGATGAAGTGGAAATCTGGGGGCCACTTGGCAACGGCTTTCCGGCATCACCGGGCGGGCGGCTGGTTTTCGTCGCTGGTGGGATTGGGCAAACGCCCTTTCTGGCACTCGCCCGCGAAGCTCTTGGAGTACAGAGTTATCCCCAGCAGAATCCGCGAAAAGTGGTTACGCCCAGTTCCGTCACACTTTGTTACGGAGCGAGGAATGCTGAGTTTCTGGCGGGTGTCGAAGACTTCCAAAGTGTTCCCGGCCTGAAGGTTGAACTGGCCACCGATGATGGTTCACTGGGGCACCATAGCTATGTCACTCAATTACTGGAAGAACATCTCAAGGCTCCCGGTGAGCCCGTGACCATCTATGCCTGCGGGCCAGAACCGATGCTCAAAGCTGTGCAGAAACTGGCACTGTCGTACAACGTCACCTGCTGGTTATCGTTAGAAACCCCAATGGCGTGCGGCTTTGGAGCCTGCTTCAGTTGTGTCGCCAAAATCCGGGAAACGACTCCTTCGGGTGAGGAAAGCTGGGATTACCGACGCACTTGTGTCGAAGGGCCCGTCTTCGAAGCTCGCGAACTGATCTTTGAAAATCATCCTTAA
- a CDS encoding DUF1501 domain-containing protein: MNQPLPKSDGPNLSAMARRQWLAQAGNGCGSLALAHLLTGSTSGLSFGAEPTATRQPHFAPKAKRVIYLFQSGGPSQLETFDYKPLLNDRFGEALPDSVRQGQRLTGMSANQSSLIMVGSKFGFQQHGAAQAWVSDLLPHTAKIVDDLCIVRSIYTEAINHDPAITFLQTGSQIAGRPSIGAWLNYGLGSDNENLPAFVVLITRGKTDQPLYSRLWGSGFLPSQHQGVQFRSGKDAVLYLNNPPGVSREQRRAALETLAQLQKEREVETHDPELSQRIAQYEMAFRMQASVPEATDLSGETEATFEMYGPDSRKPGTFAANCLLARRLAERGVKFIQLYHQGWDQHGGLPGGISTQCRETDQPSAALVADLKQRGLLEDTLVVWGGEFGRTSYSQGRPSPQNYGRDHHPRCFSMWFAGGGIKPATVVGRTCDFGYNIEDRPVHVHDLHATMLHLLGMDHERLTYRFQGRDFRLTDVHGHVIPEMLA; the protein is encoded by the coding sequence ATGAATCAACCACTCCCGAAATCTGATGGGCCTAACCTCAGTGCGATGGCTCGCCGCCAGTGGCTGGCCCAGGCTGGGAATGGATGCGGAAGTCTGGCCCTGGCTCATCTACTGACAGGCTCGACATCAGGTTTATCGTTTGGGGCAGAACCCACTGCAACACGTCAGCCACATTTCGCCCCCAAAGCCAAACGAGTCATTTACCTGTTTCAAAGTGGTGGGCCTTCGCAACTGGAAACCTTCGACTATAAGCCCCTCCTCAACGATCGCTTTGGAGAAGCCTTGCCAGATTCTGTCCGACAAGGCCAGCGATTGACCGGGATGTCGGCCAATCAATCCTCTTTGATCATGGTGGGATCGAAGTTTGGTTTTCAGCAGCATGGTGCCGCACAGGCGTGGGTCAGCGATTTACTGCCACATACGGCCAAAATCGTCGATGACCTCTGCATCGTCCGCTCCATCTACACAGAAGCGATCAACCATGATCCAGCCATTACGTTCCTGCAGACCGGTTCTCAGATTGCCGGTAGACCCAGTATTGGTGCCTGGCTCAACTATGGTTTAGGAAGTGATAACGAGAATCTCCCCGCGTTCGTGGTGTTGATTACTCGTGGAAAAACCGATCAGCCGCTCTATTCTCGCTTGTGGGGCTCTGGCTTTCTTCCATCGCAGCATCAGGGAGTTCAGTTCCGCTCGGGTAAAGATGCGGTTCTTTATCTGAACAATCCGCCGGGAGTCAGTCGCGAGCAAAGACGTGCTGCTCTCGAAACATTGGCACAACTGCAGAAAGAGCGTGAAGTCGAGACGCACGACCCTGAGTTATCTCAGCGGATTGCCCAGTATGAAATGGCATTTCGTATGCAGGCCAGCGTGCCAGAAGCCACCGATCTTTCGGGCGAGACCGAAGCCACTTTCGAGATGTATGGGCCCGACAGCCGCAAGCCCGGCACATTTGCCGCCAATTGTCTCTTGGCAAGACGCCTGGCAGAGCGTGGTGTCAAGTTTATCCAGTTGTATCACCAGGGCTGGGATCAACATGGCGGCTTACCGGGAGGAATTTCGACGCAGTGCCGGGAGACCGATCAGCCTTCCGCTGCCCTGGTGGCTGATCTGAAACAGCGTGGTTTGCTGGAGGACACCCTGGTCGTGTGGGGTGGAGAGTTTGGCCGGACAAGTTATTCGCAGGGCCGCCCGTCACCGCAGAACTACGGCCGGGATCACCATCCCCGGTGTTTCTCGATGTGGTTTGCGGGTGGTGGGATCAAGCCCGCGACGGTGGTCGGCCGGACCTGCGATTTTGGTTACAACATTGAAGATCGTCCAGTGCACGTCCACGATCTGCATGCCACCATGCTGCATCTACTGGGTATGGATCACGAACGCCTGACCTACCGCTTCCAGGGCCGCGACTTCCGCCTAACCGACGTCCACGGGCACGTGATTCCGGAAATGCTGGCTTGA
- a CDS encoding SGNH/GDSL hydrolase family protein: MSCRTMPPSRPIRQISAFLLLVMTWLAWQLASVAIIAADAPAFKEAVECHPRGGLPNVRAKIEAGQPVKVAYLGGSITAAAGWRVLSREWLTKQYPGVPFEQIDAAIGGTGSDLGVFRLKNDVLRHGPDLLFVEFAVNDGGAPPEQIHKAMEGIVRQTWRANPTTDIVFVYTVSEPFLEQLRNGKMQRSASTMEDVAEHYKIPSIHLGVKVVQLEKDGELVFKAPRPADIREARPLVFSTDGVHPHVETGHEVYAATIARCWPAIMEASGKPADHALDQPLRTDNFERAQQIPITANMLKGTWKKLPADHTLSRRFARNMPELYEAEAPGGALEFTIEGSTLAIFDLLGPDGGRLKIMWDDLPPTYQNRIDPYCTYHRMGKTAIASERPAGRHHVRIELTPEKLNKREILFEHNRKDYDDHPEKYADHKWIVGSILLIGDIVTDEPAR, from the coding sequence ACGATGCCGCCATCCCGGCCCATTCGCCAAATCTCTGCTTTCTTGCTGCTCGTGATGACTTGGCTGGCCTGGCAACTTGCCAGTGTTGCGATCATCGCAGCGGACGCTCCGGCCTTCAAAGAGGCGGTGGAATGCCATCCGCGAGGAGGTTTGCCCAATGTTCGAGCGAAGATCGAAGCTGGACAGCCTGTGAAGGTTGCCTATCTGGGGGGCAGCATTACGGCTGCAGCCGGCTGGCGTGTGCTTTCCCGTGAATGGCTGACGAAGCAATACCCGGGCGTTCCATTCGAGCAGATTGATGCCGCCATTGGTGGCACGGGTTCCGATCTGGGGGTATTCCGGCTGAAGAATGATGTTCTCCGTCACGGGCCCGATCTGCTTTTTGTTGAGTTTGCTGTGAACGATGGGGGTGCTCCCCCGGAACAGATTCATAAGGCGATGGAAGGAATTGTCCGCCAGACCTGGAGGGCGAACCCCACGACCGACATTGTCTTCGTCTACACGGTCAGCGAGCCATTTCTGGAACAGCTTCGCAATGGCAAGATGCAGCGATCAGCCAGTACGATGGAAGATGTTGCTGAACACTACAAGATTCCTTCGATTCATTTGGGTGTAAAAGTCGTTCAACTGGAGAAAGATGGTGAGCTGGTTTTCAAAGCTCCCCGACCAGCCGACATTCGCGAGGCGAGGCCACTTGTCTTTTCGACGGATGGTGTCCATCCCCATGTGGAGACAGGCCACGAAGTCTATGCCGCCACGATTGCCCGCTGCTGGCCGGCCATTATGGAGGCCAGTGGGAAGCCGGCTGACCATGCACTCGATCAGCCATTACGGACCGATAACTTCGAGCGGGCCCAGCAGATTCCGATCACGGCAAACATGCTCAAAGGGACCTGGAAAAAGCTGCCTGCTGATCACACGCTGTCGCGGCGATTTGCCCGGAACATGCCCGAGCTTTATGAAGCGGAAGCTCCAGGCGGTGCACTCGAATTCACGATTGAAGGTTCCACACTGGCGATCTTTGACCTGCTGGGGCCGGACGGTGGGCGGTTAAAGATCATGTGGGATGATCTGCCGCCAACTTATCAGAACCGGATTGACCCGTATTGTACTTATCACCGCATGGGAAAGACGGCGATTGCCAGCGAGCGGCCCGCAGGGCGACATCACGTGCGGATTGAACTCACGCCGGAAAAGCTCAATAAGCGGGAGATTCTCTTCGAACACAACCGCAAAGATTACGATGACCACCCCGAAAAGTATGCCGACCACAAGTGGATCGTGGGCTCCATCCTGCTGATTGGCGACATTGTCACGGATGAACCTGCACGATAA
- the obgE gene encoding GTPase ObgE, producing MFVDQIEITCKGGDGGPGCSSFRREAHVPRGGPDGGDGGRGGHVVIIADENVDSLVHLVGIRHWFASNGNPGTSSLKTGKDGEDLVIRVPMGTILRDSQRGFVLRDLTDHGDTVIVAKGGEGGYGNTRFMSSTNRAPREFGPGEPGEKRELLLELKVVADVGLIGKPNAGKSTLLSRMTRATPEIANYPFTTKHPNLGIVRVGYERQFVMADIPGLIEGAHAGVGLGHEFLRHVERTRVLVHLVEPNPDDQTDPIENYLQIREELRLYDDDLAQRPEIVVISKSELLDADAAKELLEERIGKPVLQISAMTGKGLPVLTKQIIEILDRLKQAEEDAEAEAAYLARKTSSEAEAPIAPAPVDSSAENAE from the coding sequence ATGTTTGTCGATCAAATTGAAATTACCTGCAAAGGGGGCGATGGTGGCCCCGGATGTTCCAGCTTCCGGCGGGAAGCGCACGTCCCTCGAGGCGGCCCCGATGGTGGTGATGGTGGTCGCGGCGGGCACGTCGTCATTATCGCTGATGAAAATGTTGACAGCCTCGTGCACCTGGTCGGGATTCGTCATTGGTTTGCCAGCAATGGGAATCCCGGGACCAGTTCGCTCAAGACGGGTAAAGATGGCGAAGATCTCGTCATTCGTGTGCCGATGGGAACCATTCTGCGTGATTCTCAGCGTGGCTTCGTCCTGCGTGATCTGACAGATCATGGCGATACGGTGATCGTCGCCAAAGGGGGCGAAGGGGGCTATGGCAACACGCGTTTCATGTCATCGACGAACCGCGCCCCGCGCGAATTCGGGCCGGGTGAACCTGGTGAAAAACGTGAGCTGCTGCTGGAGTTGAAAGTCGTCGCCGATGTGGGACTGATTGGAAAACCCAATGCCGGTAAATCGACGCTTCTTTCGCGGATGACACGGGCGACTCCGGAAATTGCCAACTACCCGTTCACGACGAAACACCCGAATCTCGGGATTGTCCGCGTCGGTTACGAGCGGCAATTCGTGATGGCTGATATTCCCGGGCTGATTGAAGGAGCCCATGCGGGAGTGGGGCTAGGTCATGAATTTTTAAGGCACGTCGAGCGGACTCGCGTGCTCGTACATCTCGTTGAACCCAATCCGGATGACCAGACGGACCCGATCGAGAACTATCTGCAGATCCGCGAAGAGTTGCGGCTTTACGATGACGATCTGGCCCAAAGACCTGAAATTGTCGTCATCAGCAAGTCGGAACTGCTGGATGCCGATGCTGCTAAAGAGCTGCTTGAAGAGCGGATTGGCAAACCCGTCCTGCAGATTTCAGCGATGACAGGTAAAGGACTTCCCGTACTGACCAAACAGATCATCGAGATTCTTGATCGTCTGAAACAGGCTGAGGAAGACGCAGAGGCGGAAGCGGCTTACCTTGCCAGGAAAACATCGTCTGAAGCAGAGGCTCCCATCGCGCCGGCTCCTGTCGATTCATCTGCAGAAAATGCTGAGTAA
- a CDS encoding putative signal transducing protein gives MSHDLVTLRVFWNEVEANIAASILRRENIKVYLSGGEIASMDWTLANAIGGIRLQVAEQDVERSEELLELAVSEDADTLQARTEENGSGNPDKADDHESNWDEDELPDRYQLSDDAARRYEETLSLREQKAGYALRSATIGLLFIPLQFYTAYLIHEVYTLEGQLRSRYVRYTWVACLFAAPCLMFMGIMFAKLLGAFLETSLAD, from the coding sequence ATGAGCCACGATCTCGTGACGCTGCGCGTTTTCTGGAACGAAGTCGAGGCCAACATCGCGGCGTCAATCTTACGAAGAGAAAACATCAAGGTCTATCTGAGTGGTGGCGAAATTGCGTCGATGGATTGGACTCTCGCCAACGCTATTGGAGGGATTCGTCTTCAAGTCGCTGAACAAGATGTGGAAAGATCGGAAGAACTTCTCGAACTTGCTGTCAGCGAAGATGCCGACACCTTACAGGCACGAACCGAAGAGAATGGCTCTGGCAATCCAGACAAGGCTGATGACCATGAATCAAACTGGGATGAGGATGAGCTGCCCGATAGGTATCAACTCTCCGACGATGCTGCCCGTCGATATGAAGAAACTCTTTCATTGCGTGAGCAAAAGGCGGGTTACGCGTTGAGGTCTGCAACCATAGGTTTGCTGTTTATCCCGTTGCAGTTTTATACGGCATATCTGATTCATGAAGTTTATACATTAGAGGGTCAGCTTCGCTCCAGATATGTTCGCTACACATGGGTTGCCTGTCTTTTTGCAGCCCCTTGCTTAATGTTTATGGGAATTATGTTTGCGAAGCTGCTCGGGGCATTCCTGGAAACTTCTCTGGCTGACTAG
- a CDS encoding pseudouridine synthase, whose product MKRSRPPRRTTSLVTSSRNQGSKSAHPDQPGEASAGERLQKVLASAGYGSRRACEEYIEMGRVTIDGVVAKELGVRVDLSRQKVAVDGEKLRVEEKRYFLFHKPAGVLCTNSDPAGRTRVIDCFPPNVGRLFTVGRLDDGTEGLLIVTNDGDLAERLTHPKFGIPRIYRAVVAGNPSTEAINQLLEGLYFAEGRFRMSSVNRVKSQGSATVLEITMREGQNREIRRLLARVGHKVMKLKRTHFGPIKLGDLERGAHRKLSEEELSKLQDVITGKWKEPAPRKPQRTRDAGKATSAGGVTRASSSRAGSAGATPRARLERTALPATGLEPLTIPGSKLKRLGSSKALKSQVLNSPEANPKRREDSRSSGGSRSSEGSPARRTGKGSMAPEARQKPASRTSGGFSKGRPGSRTTDRNLALNDNPPVMDDGSTRLKRRVLDGEGSVISSKKLRGAAPRLNFPQNVRGNDAADGDEALNSPPLSLLKSGRRVPRTKDHVIAHRSANKETAAEATPEKVVRKKTSAKFPGSRKATTAGRSSTSARNKKSSSSSSRKRSD is encoded by the coding sequence ATGAAACGTTCTCGACCTCCCCGCCGCACAACATCTCTGGTCACTTCTTCACGAAATCAGGGTTCCAAATCAGCCCATCCGGATCAACCGGGCGAGGCCTCTGCGGGCGAACGTCTGCAGAAGGTTCTGGCAAGTGCCGGGTATGGATCACGCCGAGCCTGTGAAGAATACATCGAAATGGGCCGCGTGACGATTGATGGTGTGGTGGCGAAGGAATTGGGGGTGCGTGTTGATCTTTCCCGCCAGAAGGTCGCTGTCGATGGCGAAAAGCTGCGTGTGGAAGAAAAGCGTTACTTTCTCTTTCATAAGCCAGCAGGTGTGCTGTGCACAAATTCTGATCCTGCGGGTCGAACTCGTGTGATCGATTGCTTCCCGCCGAATGTCGGTCGGCTCTTTACGGTGGGCCGGTTGGACGATGGGACTGAAGGTTTGCTGATCGTGACCAACGATGGCGATCTTGCCGAGAGACTTACACATCCCAAGTTTGGTATTCCGCGGATTTATCGTGCTGTCGTGGCGGGTAATCCTTCGACGGAGGCAATCAATCAGCTTCTTGAAGGGCTGTACTTCGCGGAAGGCCGCTTCCGCATGTCGAGCGTTAATCGAGTGAAGTCGCAGGGGTCTGCGACTGTGCTCGAAATTACCATGCGGGAAGGACAGAACCGGGAAATCCGCCGGTTGCTGGCTCGCGTGGGGCATAAAGTGATGAAGCTCAAGCGGACTCATTTTGGCCCGATCAAACTGGGTGATCTCGAACGCGGAGCTCATCGCAAACTCTCGGAAGAAGAACTCAGCAAACTGCAGGATGTTATCACGGGCAAGTGGAAGGAACCGGCTCCCCGCAAGCCGCAGCGTACCCGCGATGCTGGTAAAGCGACTTCAGCGGGAGGGGTAACCAGAGCCTCGTCGTCTCGTGCAGGAAGTGCAGGTGCCACGCCTCGCGCCAGGCTGGAGCGCACGGCATTACCAGCGACGGGACTGGAACCACTGACCATTCCGGGCTCGAAACTCAAACGCCTGGGAAGCTCAAAAGCGTTGAAATCACAGGTATTGAACTCACCTGAGGCTAACCCCAAGCGTCGCGAAGATTCCCGCTCGTCCGGTGGATCTCGTTCTTCAGAAGGATCACCAGCGCGTCGTACCGGGAAAGGCTCAATGGCTCCGGAAGCTCGGCAGAAGCCCGCCTCGCGCACTTCGGGAGGCTTTTCCAAGGGCCGTCCGGGCAGCAGGACGACGGATCGCAATCTGGCCCTTAACGACAATCCGCCAGTGATGGACGATGGCAGCACGCGATTGAAGCGGCGTGTGCTGGATGGTGAAGGTTCGGTGATTTCGAGCAAAAAGCTCAGAGGGGCAGCACCGCGCCTGAACTTCCCGCAGAATGTACGGGGCAACGACGCTGCCGATGGAGACGAAGCTCTCAATTCACCACCACTGAGCCTGCTGAAGAGTGGCCGACGAGTCCCGCGGACGAAGGATCACGTCATCGCACATCGATCGGCCAATAAAGAGACCGCTGCTGAAGCGACTCCCGAAAAAGTTGTTCGCAAGAAGACCTCTGCCAAGTTTCCAGGATCTCGAAAAGCGACAACGGCGGGGCGCTCATCAACCAGCGCTCGAAACAAGAAGTCGTCGAGTTCATCGAGTCGCAAGCGGAGTGATTAG
- a CDS encoding SPFH domain-containing protein, giving the protein MSTTQPSSRYSEPSAETAGMMELGLIIAASVIFPPILLFGFIIVGPREEVVVLRFGKYLTTLRSEGIRWIHPVGRSLQRISTRDTTYNLTTETVVEKNGNPVLISAVVVYRVEDTIKAALHVTDYHRFLGDQAGAVVKRVSSLFPYESSDPAIPCLKKESEIVSQAFVAELQDAVNPAGIRVLMVRLNDLTYAPEIAQSMLMRQQAMALIDARKTIVEGAVEIVKDAVTRLRDSGFELSESDRDQLISNLLVVLCSGERTQPVLAVHAGGRKHAPGTGSSTTES; this is encoded by the coding sequence ATGTCCACGACTCAACCTTCAAGTCGATATTCAGAACCTTCTGCCGAAACCGCTGGCATGATGGAACTGGGGCTGATCATTGCAGCCTCGGTCATCTTTCCGCCCATTCTGCTCTTCGGGTTCATCATTGTGGGCCCGCGCGAAGAAGTCGTGGTCTTGCGGTTTGGCAAATATCTGACGACGCTGCGCAGCGAAGGGATCCGCTGGATTCATCCCGTGGGCCGATCACTCCAGAGAATCTCCACCCGTGATACGACCTACAATCTGACGACCGAAACCGTGGTGGAAAAAAATGGCAACCCGGTGCTGATCAGTGCGGTGGTCGTTTATCGTGTCGAAGACACCATCAAGGCCGCTCTGCATGTGACCGATTACCACCGCTTTCTGGGAGATCAGGCCGGGGCCGTAGTCAAGCGGGTCAGTTCGCTCTTCCCTTACGAATCGAGCGATCCCGCCATCCCGTGCCTCAAAAAAGAGAGCGAAATTGTCAGTCAGGCTTTTGTGGCCGAACTGCAGGATGCCGTAAATCCAGCGGGAATTCGCGTGCTGATGGTGCGACTCAACGATCTGACTTACGCTCCCGAAATTGCTCAATCGATGCTGATGCGTCAGCAGGCCATGGCTCTGATCGATGCCCGCAAGACGATTGTCGAAGGGGCCGTCGAAATTGTTAAAGATGCCGTAACAAGACTGCGAGACAGCGGCTTCGAACTCTCGGAATCCGACCGGGATCAGCTCATCTCGAACCTACTGGTCGTGCTTTGCAGTGGCGAGCGAACTCAACCCGTACTCGCTGTGCATGCCGGCGGCAGAAAACATGCTCCCGGCACAGGCTCCTCCACCACCGAGTCGTGA
- a CDS encoding ribose-phosphate diphosphokinase codes for MYDQLCLLSGRAHPKLGHEIASYLGINLGAVELSNFPDGEISCRLYQNVRGADVFLVQPTGPAVNDNLMELLVLIDTCKRASAARVTAVIPYFGYARQDRKDMGRVPITAKLVANLITKAGADRVLTMDLHAAQIQGFFDCPVDHLYAAPILDEYFRSLNLPKSNLVIVSPDEGSIKRSLQHVEHLGGSFAIVDKRRSNAFETRQENLIGGPIAGKTCIIFDDMITTAGSMVGAVKVVAQHEAAEIYVGATHAIMCGQAAQRLVEAPIKEIVVTNSLPLTPEQKLPNLRQVSVAPLLGEAIRRIHRNESVSYLFD; via the coding sequence ATGTACGACCAACTCTGCCTGCTCAGTGGCAGAGCTCACCCGAAACTCGGCCACGAAATCGCCAGCTATCTGGGAATCAACCTGGGGGCTGTCGAGCTCAGTAACTTTCCGGATGGTGAAATCTCTTGCCGGCTGTACCAGAACGTCCGCGGGGCGGATGTCTTTCTCGTCCAGCCCACGGGGCCCGCAGTCAATGACAATCTCATGGAACTGCTCGTTCTGATTGACACCTGCAAACGGGCGAGTGCTGCCCGTGTGACGGCTGTGATCCCTTATTTTGGCTATGCCCGGCAAGACCGCAAAGATATGGGGCGTGTTCCCATTACGGCAAAACTGGTCGCCAATCTCATTACGAAAGCCGGGGCTGATCGTGTTCTGACCATGGATCTCCATGCGGCTCAGATTCAGGGATTCTTCGACTGCCCCGTCGATCACCTTTACGCAGCACCGATTCTTGATGAATACTTTCGTTCACTGAATTTACCGAAGTCGAATCTGGTGATCGTGAGCCCGGACGAGGGGAGCATTAAGCGGTCTTTGCAGCATGTCGAGCACCTGGGTGGCTCGTTTGCGATTGTGGATAAGCGTCGCTCGAACGCCTTTGAAACTCGTCAGGAGAACCTGATTGGTGGCCCGATTGCCGGGAAAACCTGCATTATTTTCGACGATATGATTACCACGGCTGGCTCGATGGTGGGCGCCGTGAAGGTTGTGGCCCAGCATGAGGCCGCCGAGATCTATGTGGGAGCGACACATGCGATTATGTGCGGTCAGGCCGCTCAGAGGCTGGTCGAAGCACCGATCAAAGAAATTGTCGTTACGAACAGCCTGCCGCTGACCCCTGAGCAGAAGCTCCCGAATCTCAGGCAGGTTTCTGTGGCACCACTGCTGGGTGAAGCCATTCGCCGAATTCATAGAAATGAATCTGTCAGTTATCTTTTTGACTGA